The following are encoded in a window of Candidatus Nitrosotalea sinensis genomic DNA:
- a CDS encoding Sec-independent protein translocase subunit TatA/TatB, whose amino-acid sequence MFDYALNIIGNDWIMIVLAALVLFLGTKRLPDITKKFSRVMAQYDKTKGMVQEEIQKAKGEFNLNISGPVMSERQKLESLAKSLGITTEGKTDDDLRSMVNLKLGGSAKPDQDTKQ is encoded by the coding sequence ATGTTTGATTATGCACTAAACATCATAGGCAATGATTGGATAATGATTGTCTTGGCTGCTCTAGTGCTATTTCTTGGAACAAAAAGGCTTCCTGATATTACAAAAAAGTTTTCCAGAGTAATGGCTCAGTATGACAAGACCAAGGGCATGGTCCAAGAAGAGATACAAAAAGCCAAGGGAGAGTTTAACCTCAACATCTCAGGACCTGTCATGTCTGAGAGACAAAAACTTGAGAGCCTTGCCAAGTCGCTGGGCATAACCACAGAAGGAAAGACTGATGATGATTTGAGGAGCATGGTGAACTTGAAGCTAGGCGGTTCTGCAAAACCCGATCAAGACACTAAACAATAA
- a CDS encoding Glu/Leu/Phe/Val family dehydrogenase, which produces MTKIDPWQNALKQLADAAKILKLDAGIHEMLANPKKVLTVSLPVKMDDGRIKVFTGYRSQHNDFRGPHKGGIRYHPDVTIEEVKALSMWMTWKCAIVDVPFGGGKGGIICDPKRLSPGEKERLTRRYAYAISEIIGPGKDIPAPDVYTTGKEMAQIMDVYSVMHGQTEPAVITGKPIPAGGSLARNVATGLGVAYCVREGAKKLGLKLKGARVVIQGYGNAGTFAAEYVEKMGAKIIGVSDSKGSIINPKGLDSKKVLEYKNKTGSVVGYPGSKKVTTEELLTTPCDVLIPAALENQITPQIARNIKCKIIAEAANGPTVPEADDVLHKNKIMVIPDILANSGGVCISYLEWVQNLQRYYWTFDEVAGKMEHHIVRGFNDTYELSKKHNVDMRKASMILAVGRVLEAFDARGLWP; this is translated from the coding sequence TTGACTAAAATCGATCCATGGCAGAATGCTCTCAAGCAACTTGCTGATGCCGCAAAAATTTTGAAACTTGATGCAGGTATACATGAAATGCTTGCAAATCCAAAAAAAGTTTTGACAGTATCATTGCCAGTCAAGATGGACGATGGCAGAATCAAAGTATTTACCGGATATAGATCACAACATAATGATTTTAGAGGTCCACACAAGGGTGGAATTAGATATCATCCAGATGTAACAATTGAGGAAGTAAAGGCACTTTCAATGTGGATGACTTGGAAATGTGCAATAGTTGATGTTCCATTTGGTGGAGGAAAGGGTGGAATAATCTGTGATCCAAAAAGACTCTCTCCAGGTGAAAAAGAGAGATTGACACGAAGATATGCATATGCAATATCTGAAATCATTGGACCGGGTAAAGATATTCCAGCTCCTGATGTATACACCACAGGAAAAGAAATGGCACAGATAATGGATGTTTATAGTGTAATGCACGGCCAGACAGAGCCTGCAGTTATTACCGGAAAACCAATACCAGCAGGAGGTTCCCTTGCAAGAAACGTAGCTACTGGTCTTGGTGTTGCTTATTGTGTAAGAGAGGGCGCAAAGAAACTAGGCCTCAAGCTCAAGGGTGCACGAGTTGTCATACAAGGATATGGTAATGCAGGCACATTTGCTGCAGAATATGTAGAAAAGATGGGTGCAAAGATTATCGGAGTAAGCGATTCTAAAGGTTCCATAATAAATCCGAAAGGACTTGATTCAAAGAAAGTACTGGAATACAAAAACAAGACTGGTAGCGTAGTTGGCTATCCTGGAAGTAAAAAAGTCACAACAGAAGAGCTTCTTACAACCCCCTGTGATGTCTTGATTCCAGCCGCACTTGAAAACCAAATAACACCACAAATTGCACGAAACATAAAATGTAAAATAATTGCAGAAGCTGCAAACGGCCCGACAGTACCTGAGGCAGATGATGTCTTACACAAGAACAAAATCATGGTCATTCCAGATATTTTGGCAAATTCCGGAGGTGTATGCATTTCCTACCTAGAATGGGTACAAAACTTGCAGCGATACTACTGGACATTTGACGAAGTTGCAGGAAAGATGGAACACCACATTGTACGGGGCTTCAACGACACATACGAACTCTCAAAGAAACACAATGTCGACATGAGAAAGGCAAGTATGATACTAGCAGTAGGTAGAGTGCTAGAGGCATTTGACGCACGAGGCCTCTGGCCGTAG
- a CDS encoding Lrp/AsnC ligand binding domain-containing protein: protein MSKAFVAIHCETGKENPVIRKLMEIRGISEVTGTLGLYDVIVKVEASDSLTLEKIITKEVRKVPHVLTTMTLMVI, encoded by the coding sequence ATGAGCAAAGCTTTTGTCGCAATACATTGTGAGACTGGAAAAGAAAATCCAGTAATCCGTAAACTCATGGAAATAAGAGGAATATCTGAAGTCACAGGTACCCTCGGTCTGTATGATGTTATTGTCAAAGTAGAAGCCTCTGATTCATTGACCCTTGAGAAAATAATTACAAAAGAAGTAAGAAAAGTACCGCATGTTCTTACTACAATGACCTTGATGGTAATCTAG
- the erpA gene encoding iron-sulfur cluster insertion protein ErpA — protein sequence MSNTQTTKLVTITPKAAEKVKAFMAEETEKPEFLRVYVQGGGCSGLSYGMGFEKASEEDDLVIEENGVKMVIDSYSVDYLKGANIDYIESLMGAGFKINNPNVTKSCSCGSSFSTS from the coding sequence ATGAGTAATACACAGACCACCAAACTGGTCACAATTACACCAAAGGCAGCAGAGAAAGTAAAAGCTTTCATGGCTGAAGAGACAGAAAAGCCAGAGTTTCTGCGAGTCTACGTGCAAGGTGGAGGATGCTCAGGATTATCCTACGGAATGGGATTTGAAAAAGCATCTGAAGAAGACGATCTAGTAATTGAAGAAAATGGCGTAAAGATGGTCATTGACAGTTACAGTGTCGACTACCTCAAGGGTGCAAACATTGACTACATCGAGAGCCTCATGGGTGCAGGATTTAAGATAAACAATCCAAATGTAACCAAGTCTTGCTCTTGTGGCAGTTCATTTAGCACATCTTAA
- a CDS encoding enoyl-CoA hydratase/isomerase family protein, which produces MSLVNVSKADGICTVKINRPDKLNAMNMDVANEIIQVFKEIESDDTVKVVVITGEGDKAFSAGADIAYMSTISPIESETYAKLGHLLTWTVENCSKPTIAAINGFALGGGCELALACDIRIAADTARMGQPEVTIGVCPGWGGTQRLQRTIGISQAKDLIFTGRMVKADEAKEMGLVNKVVELAKLAEETTNMAKMIAQNSAMAVRMSKVAINKGRNSDIDTGLSLELYTWGLCFTHPDRAERMTAFVNKSKK; this is translated from the coding sequence ATGTCCCTAGTCAACGTATCAAAAGCAGACGGAATTTGTACAGTCAAGATAAACAGACCAGACAAGCTCAATGCAATGAACATGGATGTTGCAAATGAGATAATCCAGGTCTTCAAAGAAATTGAATCAGATGATACGGTCAAAGTTGTAGTAATAACAGGAGAAGGAGACAAGGCATTTTCTGCAGGTGCAGATATTGCTTACATGTCAACAATCTCGCCAATAGAATCAGAAACATATGCAAAACTTGGCCACCTCTTAACATGGACAGTAGAAAACTGTAGCAAGCCAACAATTGCTGCAATCAACGGATTTGCGCTAGGTGGAGGATGTGAGCTTGCACTTGCGTGTGACATCAGAATAGCTGCAGATACTGCAAGAATGGGACAACCAGAGGTAACAATTGGTGTATGTCCAGGATGGGGCGGAACACAAAGACTCCAAAGGACAATTGGAATTTCTCAAGCTAAAGATCTCATATTTACCGGAAGAATGGTAAAAGCAGATGAAGCAAAAGAGATGGGACTAGTAAACAAGGTAGTTGAGCTTGCCAAGTTGGCAGAAGAGACTACAAACATGGCAAAGATGATCGCACAAAATTCTGCAATGGCAGTAAGAATGTCAAAGGTTGCAATCAACAAGGGAAGAAACTCTGACATTGATACAGGACTTTCACTAGAACTGTACACATGGGGTCTATGCTTTACTCATCCAGACCGAGCAGAAAGAATGACTGCATTTGTCAACAAGTCCAAAAAGTAA
- a CDS encoding 3-hydroxypropionate--CoA ligase, translating into MNPVTKIFEETFATDHKVITEDLSKAVLKKYGIKVPGYALVTNAKDAVKAAKKLGFPLVMKVVSPQILHKSDVGGVKVGLQNEKEVKKAFLEMYPRLSKKKGVHVKGILLEKMVPQGVELIIGLQNDPQFGPVIMVGLGGVLTEIFKDVAFRMLPITIDDAKSMLTELKGAKILQGYRGTKPIDLNMLAKAIVQIGKIGVDNADYFDSVDFNPIVVYPKSYFVVDAKIILRKEIKKDAISKAKPNIEFMETFFTPQSVALVGASATPGKVGNSVLDSIAKHDYKGKVYPINPKAEEILGLKCYPSLEAIPDKVDLVVVCVDLSVTPPVLEACAKKGIHNVVIVSGGGKELGGERADFESQIKSLSEQHKIRIIGPNCIGMFNAANRLDCAFQGQERMVRAKLGPVALLSQSGTMGISFLETADSFGLSKMVSYGNRSDVDEADMIWYLANDPQTKVIALYVEGFGDGRKFIETAKQVMKEKQKPIVIWKSGRTALGAKQAASHTGSLGGSNAIIQGAFKQAGIVSVESYQELASVAKSLAWQPAAKGPRVALVSNGAGPMIGAIDQFEKYGLELGKVTEATLKEMKAHYPPTYVIGNGNPADVTGGANADDYRYSIQKFMDDPNIDIVMPWFVFQDDPLEETIIDYLGEFSKQGKKPLLVGGNGGPYTAKVSGLIEKHNVPVYDDIRNWVAAASALHQWGKVKPNKV; encoded by the coding sequence TTGAATCCAGTAACAAAAATTTTTGAAGAAACATTTGCAACCGATCATAAGGTAATCACCGAAGATCTATCCAAAGCAGTATTGAAAAAATATGGAATCAAAGTTCCAGGATATGCACTTGTAACAAATGCAAAAGATGCAGTCAAGGCTGCAAAGAAATTAGGTTTTCCACTAGTTATGAAAGTAGTATCACCTCAGATACTTCACAAAAGTGATGTGGGCGGAGTCAAAGTAGGACTACAGAATGAGAAAGAAGTAAAGAAAGCATTTCTTGAAATGTACCCAAGACTCTCAAAGAAGAAAGGAGTTCACGTAAAAGGAATTTTACTTGAAAAGATGGTCCCGCAGGGAGTAGAACTTATCATAGGACTCCAAAATGACCCACAGTTTGGTCCAGTAATAATGGTAGGACTTGGCGGTGTATTAACTGAGATATTCAAAGATGTGGCATTTAGAATGCTTCCAATCACAATAGATGATGCAAAATCAATGCTTACCGAACTCAAAGGCGCCAAGATACTTCAAGGATACAGAGGTACAAAACCAATTGACTTGAACATGCTTGCAAAAGCAATAGTTCAGATTGGAAAGATTGGTGTTGACAATGCAGACTACTTTGACAGCGTTGACTTTAACCCAATTGTAGTATATCCAAAATCATACTTTGTAGTAGATGCAAAGATAATCCTAAGAAAGGAAATTAAAAAGGATGCAATCTCCAAGGCAAAACCAAACATCGAATTCATGGAGACATTCTTTACTCCACAATCAGTTGCACTGGTTGGCGCATCTGCGACACCAGGCAAAGTCGGAAACTCTGTTCTTGACAGCATTGCAAAGCATGATTACAAGGGTAAAGTATATCCAATAAATCCAAAAGCAGAAGAAATCTTAGGGTTGAAATGCTATCCTTCACTTGAAGCAATACCGGACAAGGTTGACTTGGTAGTAGTTTGTGTAGACTTGTCAGTAACACCTCCAGTTCTTGAAGCATGTGCAAAGAAAGGAATCCACAATGTGGTAATTGTATCAGGAGGTGGAAAGGAGCTTGGTGGAGAAAGAGCAGACTTTGAATCACAAATCAAGAGCCTCTCAGAACAGCACAAGATCAGAATAATTGGTCCAAACTGCATAGGTATGTTCAACGCAGCAAACAGATTGGATTGTGCATTCCAAGGTCAAGAGAGAATGGTTCGTGCAAAACTTGGACCTGTAGCATTGCTATCACAAAGTGGTACAATGGGAATCAGCTTCCTTGAGACTGCAGACTCGTTTGGACTATCAAAGATGGTCAGCTATGGAAACAGATCAGATGTAGATGAAGCAGACATGATCTGGTACTTGGCAAATGACCCCCAAACCAAAGTAATTGCATTATACGTAGAAGGCTTTGGCGATGGAAGAAAATTCATCGAAACTGCCAAACAAGTAATGAAGGAAAAACAAAAACCAATTGTAATTTGGAAGAGTGGAAGAACTGCACTTGGTGCAAAACAGGCAGCCTCTCACACAGGCTCACTTGGTGGTTCTAATGCAATCATCCAGGGTGCATTCAAGCAGGCAGGAATTGTTTCAGTAGAAAGCTACCAAGAACTTGCATCAGTTGCCAAATCACTTGCATGGCAACCAGCAGCAAAAGGTCCAAGAGTTGCCCTAGTAAGCAACGGCGCAGGACCAATGATTGGTGCAATAGACCAGTTTGAAAAGTACGGACTGGAACTTGGTAAAGTAACAGAAGCAACACTCAAAGAAATGAAAGCGCATTATCCACCAACATATGTAATTGGAAACGGAAATCCAGCAGATGTTACAGGAGGAGCAAATGCTGACGACTACAGATATTCCATACAAAAGTTCATGGACGATCCAAACATCGACATTGTCATGCCATGGTTTGTCTTCCAAGACGACCCATTAGAAGAGACAATCATAGATTATCTTGGAGAGTTCTCAAAGCAAGGCAAAAAGCCATTGCTTGTTGGAGGAAATGGTGGTCCATACACTGCCAAAGTCTCTGGATTGATTGAAAAGCACAACGTTCCAGTGTACGATGACATTCGAAACTGGGTTGCAGCAGCATCTGCTTTGCACCAGTGGGGAAAAGTCAAACCCAACAAGGTTTAA
- a CDS encoding type 1 glutamine amidotransferase: MTDFLVIQNTRIEGIGRLGDLIRSDGFGITAVLAKNEKIPQTNPDAIIILGAPESANDDLPYLRQEMEIIRESVKKEIPVLGICLGSQLIAKAFGAQVYKGDRKEIGFYDDIEFDNLSRSKIFSGIKSPSLVFHWHGDTFDLPDGAIRLAHSKQYQNQALKIGSAIGVQFHLEVDESAIKLWLEKSKAELATLPYIHPDIIEKQIPQKIGTVKENLSKFYQNFKSEFSL; encoded by the coding sequence TTGACAGACTTTCTAGTGATTCAAAATACAAGAATTGAAGGAATTGGTAGATTAGGAGATCTGATAAGGTCAGACGGTTTTGGAATAACTGCAGTTCTTGCAAAAAATGAAAAAATTCCACAGACAAATCCTGATGCAATAATAATTCTTGGAGCACCAGAGAGTGCAAACGATGATCTTCCATACCTAAGACAAGAGATGGAAATAATCAGAGAATCTGTGAAAAAAGAGATTCCGGTTTTAGGCATATGTCTTGGATCACAGTTAATTGCCAAGGCATTTGGGGCCCAAGTCTACAAAGGAGACAGAAAAGAGATTGGGTTCTATGATGATATCGAGTTTGACAATCTTTCTCGTTCCAAGATATTCAGTGGGATAAAGAGTCCATCGCTCGTATTTCATTGGCACGGAGATACGTTTGATCTTCCAGATGGTGCAATAAGGCTTGCACATTCAAAGCAATACCAAAACCAGGCGCTAAAGATAGGTAGTGCAATCGGGGTACAGTTTCACTTGGAGGTAGATGAATCTGCCATAAAACTATGGCTTGAAAAATCCAAGGCAGAACTTGCGACATTGCCATACATTCATCCAGACATAATAGAAAAACAGATACCCCAAAAGATTGGCACAGTAAAAGAGAATTTGAGTAAGTTCTACCAGAACTTCAAGTCAGAGTTTAGCCTCTGA
- a CDS encoding toprim domain-containing protein: MNFTPDEISKVHDFIKSLNSKHNSIVVVEGKRDEAALKRLGFVGKICQFHSFKGLIKFADSMPQYKNLILLLDSDKKGRYLTKRIMSQLQHRMSIDLTFRKKLTIATRGRIRNIEDLSVYLSKEVE, encoded by the coding sequence GTGAATTTTACGCCAGATGAGATCTCAAAAGTTCATGATTTTATAAAATCACTAAACTCAAAACATAACAGCATTGTAGTTGTAGAGGGAAAACGAGACGAGGCCGCACTCAAAAGACTTGGCTTTGTTGGAAAGATTTGCCAGTTTCATAGCTTCAAGGGGCTGATAAAATTTGCAGACAGCATGCCCCAGTACAAAAACCTGATACTTTTACTAGACTCGGACAAAAAGGGCAGATATCTCACAAAAAGAATAATGTCACAGCTTCAGCACCGGATGTCCATTGATCTCACTTTTAGAAAGAAACTAACAATTGCAACCAGAGGCAGGATAAGAAACATTGAAGATCTCTCTGTTTACCTTTCCAAAGAGGTAGAATGA